From the Scomber japonicus isolate fScoJap1 chromosome 8, fScoJap1.pri, whole genome shotgun sequence genome, the window GGTAAACCATATTTACAGTAAGAATAGAGGCACTTGATATATGTCGTAGTTGCTTTTTTTGGCAAACTGCTACACTGCATCAACAATAAGGATTCTCAACATAGCTTATGTGCCCACATCATAGGCTGTTTACTTGTCCTACAATTATAACGCCAACTTGGGCCTCTGGATAGTTAGACCACTGACTTTGACTCAGTTCTTTGAGCAATTTCTGAGAAACAAGACTGaatgagaaaacacaaaacCGTTAATTCAACCATAGAAAATGTGccgaaaaaaaatcaaatgattaaatgatttttGCTGTAGCTTGAACTCCAGGTTGATATCACATTTAATCTTCCTTTTTTGCagccttttttgtgttttttgtatttcattcatttttaaattgggTAAATGTGAGAGATATGTCTAATTAAATGTTGAAGTGTgttagtgtctttgtgtgtgattgacagcagccGACAGGGTAACAAACATTAGACAATGTAAACTAAATTGGctgggtaagggttagggttaggttaaggttTGGCAGGGCCTAAGTCCTGCCAAAAGTCATGCCTGCGTCTAACTGGACAGAAGTGACATTTACTGGTATGATAACATGCTGTTTAGTTATTTGTAAGCtgtagcagaaaaaaaagattagttggacttattattattattattattatattattattttacaatactaaccctaaccctaaactgtattaaaataaagaaaactcaTACATAGCATGACAAAATTGTTCTTGTTTaccaataatacaaataaattaatttttacttactttttacGATTAATTTAATTCTAGCTGTATATCTCTGTACAAGAGAATTGCCTTATTAGACCACTATATCGTTATTTGgagtaaatgtgcaaaaatagaaatgagACTGAATTCAGCAGATATATTTAGATGGGTCCCATTGCTGTCTTGTAAAGCTTGTCTGTTATGGGATCCACATTGTCATTACATTTGTCAAATGATTAGCATCACAATGCTGGAACGGCCCTGCTGGCCAGCTTGCTCTTTTTCTAAACACTAGATGATTCAGAGGTTTTTTGAGGCTGACCGTGCAGCTTAATACAAACCCCATTTAGCATTAACACAATAAGATCACACATCCAGatctttacattttgttttgctgATACTTTGTTTCtatgtttcattttcattaatccaattcttctttttactgttggttaattaacattttcattcTGGTGGTTTTTCATCAataagcaacaacaacaacatctttGAAATCaagattttcctttttattgaaAACTTGGCCAGGATTCTGTACAGCAGAGAGGGTGTGCAATGCACAGGGGCAAGAAGACGGGGGTCAAGGGGCTGTAGGAACTCAGTTTCCCATGGTGCATTATACCCTGAGCTGAGAATCGTGTGTTAAACAGCGAGAGGTGTCTTGTTTCCTCTTTGGTGTCTCAGAGGACTGGAGGGGAATGAAGTGAGGGActaaaaaaagggagaaaaggggggaaagcGAAGCTCAGCCCAtaggggagaaagagaaaaatagagacagagaggaatggAGGGTGGTCCAGCTGGTCCTTCCACTGAGGTGTTGTCTCCGATTTCAGGGGCACATCTAGATCCTCACCCATCCCCTCACTGTTAGATCATAGACCATTTAAAGTACATCTCTCcccctttccctcttcctccgcCCCTCTCCCTCGCTTCcgctcttcctctttctctccttccctgaGCCTCACTTGCTGGCCATGGTGTAGCAGCCCTGTTGGTGCCACTGCATGTCACGGATACGCCTCACGGACTGGAACTGAGGGTGGCGGGCACCATACTCATTGAAGTGCCTGAAGTCACCCTTCTCCAGCAGGTACTGGCTGCCACGGTATCCAGGGAACTGGTATCCCACCCAGctggaaaaaagaggaaacatgtCAGTATGGCATTTACTATTTTTAAATAGAGGACAACATCTCAGCTTGATGTTTGAGCTGCTAGAGGTAAAAGACACTCACGTTCCGCAGCTGACAATGATGCTGCCGACTCTGTCGGTGAATCCGTAAGAGAACAGGCTAGGAACATCATCGTCCATGATCTCCATCTTGCGGCCCTTGAACTCTCCGACCTCGTACAGGCAGATCTTGTGCTTCTCGGGGTCCTGTTGGAGAGAAAATATGGTTTAGAGAAGAGTTTAAagtaagagagaaagggaaactTGTAATACAGGAgtgacagatttcttttttaCCATTCTGACGGGCCTGAAGGACAGCAGGTAGTCGTTCTTCTGGCAGTTGCTCCAGGAGTCCCAGCGAGGATACTCGCCCTTCTCCAGGATGTACATCTCACCACAGAAGTTCATCTGCTCAAAGCCCACGAAGCTGCAGATAAGAAAGCGTTATGAAGCATCCATGCAAAGATATCaggatgaaatgtaaaaatgctctctttttttttggggagaCACTTACGGTCCACACTCAACACGCAGGGAACGCACGCGGTCCATGCCcagctcacacacattcatgcactcGTTGCTGATCTCGATCATGCGACCCTGGAAGTTCTCCTGGTCGAACACGTACATCTGCGGGGGACAAATGCAGAGAAATGAATCAGTACaataacaacagcagcaggtctgtgatactgtaaaactaaatatatcCAAGTGATACAAGCCAGTATTATCTCTATCTGTAGCAGCAGTTCCATGAGAGAGACACCCACCTTGTAGGCCATCATTCCCATCTCAGACTTCTTGCTCTGAGCGGCCTTGCCGTCAGTCTGGGAAGAGGTCTTGGACTTATCTCCACTGGACATGATTACTGGgtagaaagagaggaaaaaacactgtgagaggGGAAAGTGAAAAATCTAACCTGTATTAACTGATGTAATGGTGTTCAGAAAACGAAACGatgcagaaatataaaaaagtgtATAGAGTAATCTTTAGAGAGGAATCAGGCTTTTCTTGTTTTCTACACACACCTGAAGGCACAcagtatgcgtgtgtgtgtaccttacctgtctgtgtgtACGATGCCTACGCCGAACCTCactcagagtgtgtgtggctCGGAGTGCACCCCTCCCTTTTATACGCTGGCGCCCACAGGAGAGGGATtatggagagagaaacaaaccTGCTGAGGTCAGAGACATGAGACAAAAGAAACACTGCATCATCAGGGTAGGACGGGCAGAGGGGACAGGCGGTGGTAGAGGAGGAGTGACAGAAGCTCGAGCACAGACTGAAGTCCAATTTCAAACAGGACTGACGAGAGTCAAGTTCCTACAATCAACTTAGAAGTAGTTGGTGTAGTGATTCTCAAACCTTTTCACATCAAGGAACCCTAATTTGTGTCCACAAATTAGACCATGGACACATATTTGATAATATTTTGTCCCAGGGTCCTCcatctgataagatttttgcttttaggTGTTTaattacagaaagtgtatgaaacccatgaccaaaataGTGATACAGTCTGTTATTGTGTTACTTAGGGATGGaattacagtgaaaataaatcattcCCCTCTTTTGCTGGGGACCCCCAAAACCTTCTTAAGGACTCCATGGGGTCCTGAGAACCCACTTTGAGAAAGAGTTAGTGAATTTTAAACCATGCAAACTTCAGTCCTACATTGACGattctttcttctctcattGCCAGATTAATTTATTTCATATCATTATTTGAATAATACTTTTGAACAGGTTTGTGGTGTATATAGTGAATTATTCAGTTGTGGCATCTGTGGCAACAAACTTCTGGCAAACTATCTAATTATGTGGCGAGGTGTCATGAGGTGTAACATGTTCTGATCCAGATAATGCCAGTAAGCTTTGCATTCACATTCCTACTTAAAGTCAGAGTTGACCTTTTCCAAGTCCAGGACCCCAAATACAGAGCCATCTGATTCCTGTTTGATGTAGATGATAGTGATTCTCAACAAACCCAATCTGAGGAGATCAATTGTGTTGGTGGAGTGATTGAAGTGTACTGTAGGGCAATCTACATCAAACTGTTGTCTGTCAGTACACAAATGTCTCTGGGGCTTTGCAGGACTCCACTTTATTAAACTTTTCATGAAGCTAATCATTTACCTGGTTTGTGCACACAGGTGTACCTGCATGAGGagactgtgatgatgtcattgtgtgACTGAAGGGAAAAATTAAACTTTCACTGTTCCactaatatttttatatacatcATGCACACAGACCCACCCAGCTCTCTCGTCCTGTATCCCCCCGCGGTGCCTCTCTGCTCCGCCGTTAATCCTCACATTCTCCATCCCGATCCCGGCCCTTTGTGCCGGCGCACGCGCTTGACTGCTGACCGGGGTCCGAACATACCGGAGCGCCTTTGTTCCAGAGCCCCGGCAGTACTATAGGATCTGCTGAGCTAGTCGCCCGGGCACGACAACAGCATCCAGCGGCCACGGAGCAATACCGGGAGCGCGCCTCGCTGCAGCTAAATGAGACTTGTTGCACGGTCCTGGTCGGAGCCGTGAACGCGCATTCGCAACCGCGCTCCCCGAGCTCCCGTATAAAACTGAAGCGCCAGGTTCTCTCAAAGCTCTACGCGAGGCAGGCGGTAGGCGCGTACCACTCCCGAGCTCTTCCATTAAGTGCCAATCTAGGTAAGGTTTCATCTCTGCTTTCAACTCAGCTCAGAGACACATAGACAGAGTCACTGACGGAAACTGAAAACCAAAAGCACTTTCTGAAACACTGGTACAATAGTCTTGTACttcatatttcactttaaaaaaaaaaaaaaaaaaaaaaaaaaagtaaattaactGTTTGCCCTGAAGTCCTTCGACTGTTTTACAGTAGTTCAGATTTGTATGAGAAATACTGCAGTTGAATACTAATAATTGAAAAACTACATTTGACACTCATTTAGTAAAACATGCAACACACAGTGAAGTACTGTATGGTTGTATGATTCAGGAGTCTCTTAAAGACTTTTTATGTCCTACATTCTCTTCTTTCCCAAACCtccatgtgtttttctttacatCTGTCCTCATGTTCCTCCTCAGGAGTAAAGATGTACAGAACTACAAGGTCCCCAATGATGCAGCCTCTGGTCAACTCAGGAATGGGCATGGCCCCTTTCTTCAAGGTAAACACGTGAAACAAGTGGATGTAAGATTTCATACTTGtaatctgtgtgtctctgtgtggattTATTTCCCTCCTCATACTAAattcctgctgctgtgtggctATCTGCCTCTCCAGGTGACTGTGTTCGAGCAGGAGCATTTCCAGGGAAAGTGCCTGGAGTTCACCTCCGAGTGCTGCAACATCCAGGAGTGTGGTCTGGACAACATCCGCTCCATCAGGGTGGAGAGTGGAGCGTAAGTCTCACaaagtttgtttctgttttctggtttaaaaaaaacacagaagtggGACTGTTGAAAAAATCTGGGCCAGTTTTCATCTTCGTGaaacacacagatcagctgAGTCAAAGACAATCACTATCCATCAATCACAGTAGAGAGAGCAGCTGGAGTTGACAACTCAGATGTGGAGTATTTATGGGAAACTGTGGTATAAAATCAGAAAGAAGTCcctaatattttattatgtatatatatttttttactttagtAGGAAAAATATGTCCATTTTCAAAAAGTTCTGCATTGACGttgaaaaatgtacttttaaatggctatacagtacagtaaagtaatgTCTGCAGATCAGCATGTAAACagcctcccctctctctctctctatgtgcaGCTGGGTTGGTTTTGAGCACCACGACTTCCAGGGCCAGCAGTTCATCCTGGAGAGAGGAGAGTACCCCCACTGGGACTCCTACAGTGGATCCCTCTCCTACCACGTGGAGCGTCTCATGTCTCTGCGCCCCATCTACTGCGCTGTGAGTACATCCTCAAAGTCTGTTTGTGAGCGGAAGAGagaacacaaagacaaaagaatGAAGTGTTCATGATTGTAGTATCTAGCTGACGGCTGTCTCTCTGCCGCCCACAGTCCCACCAGAGCAGCCGCATGGTCATCTTCGAGAAGGAGAACTTCATGGGCCGCAGCGTGGAGGTCTGTGACGACTACCCCTCTCTGCAGGCTATGGGCTGGATGATGCCTGAAGTGGGCTCCATGCATGTCCAGTGTGGCGCGTAAGTTACTGTGAATCTGATGgtgaaaacagcaacaacatgatgCATTTTTAACATAAGAAAAACCTAAAGTTGAGTTAGTTTCTGATGTGTTCATGAGACAAAATCCTTAAAGGTACCATTTAACACTATATCTCAAATGTATGTACACTCTTTATCACTCTAATCTGTCACAATCATGAACTGTAGACTAATAGACATATCACATGAAAGCTCTAAGCATGTACCAAATCCTCAATCTGTCAGCATCTTGTCTAGCTCCTAAAATAGTCCCGCTAACCCTTGTGCTCCTATGTCCCCCTCCCACAGCTTTGTGTGCTACCAGTACCCTGGCTACAGGGGCCAGCAGTACATCATGGAGTGTGAGAGACACAGTGGAGACTACCAGCACTGGAGGAACTGGGGCTCCCACTGCCAGACCCCCCAGATCCAGTCCATCAGGCGTATCCAGCACTAAGAGGACAGGCTCAGACTGAGGCCACGGCCAACGGACAGCAGCTCCCCTCGAATCCCCCTCTCCCTTTTACCCGTaatcccctttctttctttctctcttcaactttttccttcctcatgACTTGAGCCACAACAGCCGCCCCAACTCAACACCACCACATTACAGCCGCTGCCAAAGTGTGATAAGAGACAATATCGCACTGTTAAAGCACAGGGAAACACACagtccatacacacacatgccgACATAACTGACACTCAGTGTCTTTTTACTTGGTTGGAGGTCgctacacactcacatgcaaacacacatctgcATTGTATTCTCACCTGAGAGGAGTGAGGAGCAGAGCAGCCGTTCAGCGTGCTGGGGTCAAACTGAGGGGAGATGAAGCTCCAAAATGGCATCAAGGGAAACCTCCCTGACTACAGCCATGCTGAGCGCACTGTGCTGCAGCTCAGATGtgctttgttgttgtgtgtagGAGGTTGATCCACAGGTTGATAACTAATAAACTCATTTCACTTCACATATGTGTGCTGTATTATTtctatgtgtttgtgatttCACTGCACTGACAATTGTGTATGGTGACTTActtagaaaaacacaaatacatgaatgaaatgtccgcttatttcttcctctcttcaatATGAAGCACACCTGTAGACTCTAAACATGCCTTTAAAACTTCAGTTTTTCTCTTCAGAGCATAGCAGTTGTGATTGGCTGGAGGGTTTCAATAGTTACAAATTTCACAGCAGTGGAAAAAAACTTGGTGTTGTTTTCAAACTTTCCTCAGTTTTGAAACTTGTGAAATCTACAATTCACACCACACAGCCAATGTTCTCTATAAACTAGgatgaaacaacacattttttacagCTGATTTTCAGCTCAGGTGTTAAGTGATCCTTAAAACCTGAAAATGAAGCCATGTGGTCATATCTGCCAAACTAATGTGAGGTGTTAAATATGGCAGGCTGCAAGCACTGTAAAGGGAAGTTGGGATGGATTACAACAGGTTTAGGATGTTGGAAAAACATACAGTTATAAACCTTACATGCATATAGTGTATATTTACTGGTGGCTGACAAAGCTCTATGCACTGGAACATCTTCACCACTCTGACTAAACTTGTGTAGCATTTTGGAAACCCTGCAAGTAATAAGTAATTTAATGAACACAAACGACTAATGCAGCAGCAAGAACTGTGACGCAAATATGGGAAAACACAAATGTAGAGAAATATTCTGGTGACTGTAAActgagaaaaacacaatttttattTTAGCTGTAATACTGTGAGTGTTACTGTGAAGTTTTACTGGATACTGACTTAAATATGTTGTGTTAGtattttaaagggttaaaaatgaattaatgctCTGTATTGGTCAGTCTcctgacattttttttcacatttgtatCTTTAGTTTCAATCCTAACGATGAAGCAAGGGAGAAAAGTGGAGCGTCTGTGTTTAAACTGATGACAGACGCCCAATCaaagagaacattttattttagcatcAGTAAAACGAGGAAGACAAAAGTTTTCCTGGAACATTTACAAACAGAACAGAGGCTGATGTTATCAATCATATTTACAACTAATACAGTCATAGTCATATTTACAACTAATAAAACAACTCTTGATTCCTTTCATTTGAAACTTTCAAACTGTGTTGTTTTCAACACTCGATAACGTTGCTCAACATTTCTGTTTAACGGTAACAAACTTGAAACTCTTTACATAAAATCAATAGTTAAATATCTAACAAGTACAAAAAGAGAACAGTTTGACAATTACGTAAGCTACGCGATCGTATGTCGATGCTGGTTAAAGGTATTATGATGCACATCTTTTCTGTCTTCCAACATGTCCCTCACCTGATAgtcagtgtgtttgcatgtggaGCTGAACATGATAAAGACAGAACAATTCAAACATCACTAATAAATGAACGTTTATAATGAACCCACATTTGGCTTTGATTTCTATTCATTTCTCTTCCTGCCtcttaaactaaattaaacaaattGAAGTTTTCTTGTAAATGTAAGAAACCGAAGACAAGTGGAAAGGAAAAATGACAACACTTTGCACTGGGATGGTTGTCACAGAAACACAAGAGCACCTCAGGGTGATATTTACTCATCTTTACTCATCGTGAAGACGGCTTATGAAGTGTAGTCTGTCTTTTCTCAGGTAATGTCAATCTCCtcgtctccttcctcttcctcaccgcCTGAAGACTCTGTCCAGCTGATGATCACTGGGTCTGGGAGGGGACTGGACCCTCCAATCACGTCGACGTCTCTGTCCTCTTCCCAGCTTCCTGTTGACCCCAGACTGACCCATTTTGAAGAAGGTTGCACTTTAACAAACTGTTCTGTTCGGTGGATCTTTTCTGCCCACACTCGGCAGTCATCCCCCCTCTTCAGCTCCATGCTCCCCTCAGAATCTCCGTCCACATTGATTACCTCATCGCTgctgctctccatctcctcatCTGTTGAATGTTCCCGCCACTCCACATTCTGATCAGCTTCTTCACATTTGATTTCACTCCACACTGTTTTTCCTACTTGTTCCTTTCTTTGTAAAGAGTCTTCTACACTAGTCAGCGAGACGGCTTCTACATCTATCACGTCCTCGGTCTCCACGGGTTCTGATCCAGGCGCAGAGACTGTAGATTCAGAGTTGGGTAAACATGTCTCATGGCTTTCTGATGCTGGCCTTGTCATTTGCTCAAAGCAAACCCTTTTAGCCAAACTGCCTTCATTGCTGCTCTCCTCTGCACCTCTCTTCGTCCCCCTTCCTGATTGTCCTGTGGCATCTTCCTGTGGCAGTACTGTCAATTGCTCTTCATATCTCTGATTTCTCTCAAGTTTTTCATCTCTGTCACAGagctctgcaggctgcagctgaATTGGGGTTTTTGGCCTCTCATCATTAGATAAATTGAGAGGCTGTTTATTTTTCCTGGGCCGGCCCCTCCTTCGACCCAACGGCTGCTCAAGAAAGGGCATACTGTCCTGTGAAACAAGtcaaaaattacattaaattaaattaaactcgCTGCCCTCTTTTGGACCTATGTTAAATTGTAATTtgtgaaactaaataaaaaagacCTTGatcaaaaaaattaaattaaactcaaATTATCTGCTGATAGTGATGAGTACAGCTCATGACCACTGATCCCTGTGCTCTCGTTTCTACTAAATTCAACATCCATACAACTGCATGGAACTCACTGGgattatttttatgtaaagaCATTTTCAGACATGGAATATGTAACATCGCTGGCTTCATTACGCTGATAAAGTGATGGATATTTATCCTTCAGACAGGTGTACCTTAAGTTAATGTTTCTAAGGTAAGATAATATATGCGGGATATTTGAAACCTGGTGCAcgagaggaagcacagagggGGTGTGAAAGGGAGTGGTTAGTTATAATGTTACAGTAACAAggaaggagttttttttttttttttgagaccATCCTGAGCACGAGGGACGCTCACACTGATgctcacacctcaacttcatcACTTAAAGCCAATCAATAATTGAATACTACTCTCTTAATGCCTCACTTACAGTCCTGTTGCCTCTTCCTGTTACAGTTTTACCTTATTTATCAAACCAATTTTacacataagaaataataatggaGATATTATATACAGGGATGTTAAAAGGTGAAAGAAGACGTTTCA encodes:
- the crybb1l1 gene encoding beta-crystallin B1; translated protein: MSSGDKSKTSSQTDGKAAQSKKSEMGMMAYKMYVFDQENFQGRMIEISNECMNVCELGMDRVRSLRVECGPFVGFEQMNFCGEMYILEKGEYPRWDSWSNCQKNDYLLSFRPVRMDPEKHKICLYEVGEFKGRKMEIMDDDVPSLFSYGFTDRVGSIIVSCGTWVGYQFPGYRGSQYLLEKGDFRHFNEYGARHPQFQSVRRIRDMQWHQQGCYTMASK
- the cryba1l1 gene encoding crystallin, beta A1, like 1, whose product is MYRTTRSPMMQPLVNSGMGMAPFFKVTVFEQEHFQGKCLEFTSECCNIQECGLDNIRSIRVESGAWVGFEHHDFQGQQFILERGEYPHWDSYSGSLSYHVERLMSLRPIYCASHQSSRMVIFEKENFMGRSVEVCDDYPSLQAMGWMMPEVGSMHVQCGAFVCYQYPGYRGQQYIMECERHSGDYQHWRNWGSHCQTPQIQSIRRIQH